ATTTCAAGAGTTAGAAAAGGTATTTTTTCAAGACTATTCTGTGGAAAAAAGAACAAAAGGTTTAGGTGTATTGTCTGCTGAAAAAGCCTACGAACTTGGTGCATGTGGTCCAACTTTACGTGGAAGTGGAGTGGCCCAAGATGTAAGACAAACAGGTTATCAGGCATATAAAGAACTAGAATTTGAGCCTATAGTAGAGCAAGATGGAGATTGTTATGCAAGATGTAAGGTAAGATTTAGAGAAGTGTTGCAGTCTATTGCTTTAATTAGGGAAGCCATATCCAAATTACCTGAAGGAGAAATTAAAGTAAAAGTAAAAGGTTATCCAGAAGGAGAAATAATAACTCGCAGTGAACAGCCTAGAGGTGAACTTATGTATTATATTAAAGCTTCTGGGAAAAAATTTTTAGATCGTCTAAGAATTAGAACACCAACCTTTGCTAACATCCCAGCCTTATTGGCAATGCTCCCAGGTACAGAATTAGCTAATGTTCCTGTAGTTGTTTTATCTATAGACCCTTGCATAAGTTGTACAGAAAGATAAACCATGATGAACTTTAAAATACATATTTTAATTTTAAAACAAAAAAGGGGTTAATATGTTAAACTTCACTCCAACAATTTTAAAAAATTTACTTTCTAAAAGTTCTACTAGACTTTATCCCTTTGAAACAAGAGAGCCATTTAAAAATGTTAGAGGCGAGTTAAAAATTAACATAGAAGAGTGTAAGCTTTGCGGTATATGCGCGAAAAAATGTCCAGTAAATTGTATAAAAGTAGATAAAAAAACAGGTCTTTGGGAGGTAAATCCTTTTGAATGTGTATATTGTGGAATATGTGTAGATAATTGCCCAACCAATTGCTTATATTTCAAATCCGAATACCAAACTCCTAACCAAACAAAACATTTAAAAACATTTCATAAAATTGAAAAAAATTAAATTACAAAAAATGGTTTTAACTTAAATTAAACTTTACTTTTAGGTAAAATCAACTAAGAGAGAGGAAAATTATTTCCTCTCTCTTAAAATATTATGAAAACATTTTACGTTTCTATTTTATGGGATGAGTCTCATCTCTGGGTATTGTTAGTCTTAAACTTTTTTAAAACTCTATCTTTTCCTGTAGCAATAATATCTGCTAAAGACATTCAAAACAACTGGCTAAATAAATACAAGCCTAAATATCTCATAGTCCCAGGAGGATGGGCAAGTTTAAAAGCTAAAAAACTCACTGTAACAGGAATTCAAAATATAAGAGACTATGTTAAAAAAGGAGGGGTTTATATTGGATTTTGTGGCGGAGCAGGGCTGGCTTTAAAAGGAAAAAAAGAAAAAAGTCTAAATCTTTGCCCCCTTATTAGGAAAAAATTTTCCCAAAGACTGCCAAACTTTAGTGGAGATATATGGTGTAAAACTAAAAGTGAAAAATTATTATTACCTGTTTGGTGGCCATCTCAATTTGAATATAACCACATCTATTCTAAAATAAAGGTACTTGCAAAATACGATAAACCAGGGGAAGATTTTTGGATCTCAGATCTTAAATTAAATAAAATTACTTCTAATCTTCAAGATTGGGAGCAACTTTATCAAATCAATTTAAATCCCTTAAAACTAAAAAATGAACCTTGTATTATTCAAGGCAAATTTGGGAACGGTAAATATATTCTAAGTTATCCACATCTTGAAACTCCAGCTTCACCTCAAGCGAATAAACTCTTTGCCCAATTTTTAGATCTATCTATTCCAAATGAATTTCAAGCAAATCAAATTAACCTAAAACAAACTTCGCCTCTAAAAAATCATTTCTCTGATTTACACTCTGAAATGTTAAATTTTATAAAATTTTGTTGTGAACATTTTTTAGTTTTATGGCGGCGTCCTTGGCTTTTAGCATGGAGAAGAGGAATTCCTGGATCGTTTTTTAACTTTATTTTAGCCTATCTTCATTATCTACAAAACAACTCTCTTCCTGAAATAAATATACAATGGAAAACCTATGAACCAAAATTTAAGAAGTTGTGGCCAAAATTTATTCAACTAAGCACACAATTCATCTTAACCGAGCGTTATATTTTAACTAAAAAGCAACCCTCATCACCAATACAAAGTAGTTGTACTACGCAACAAGCCCTCAAACAACATCTTTTTGGCCAATTCCCAGGATACGGAGGTATTTATGGACAACTAATCTCTATTTTAGACGAACTAGCACTAACCAAAGCTAAATTAGAGTTGTGCCCAGATCTTCTTTAAAAGCATTCTAGAACGTTCTTCATCACCTAAAAGACCAACTCTAATATAAATTTTAGATGTATGTTTACTCACAGCTTCTATTTCTATCCAAATTTTTGTCTCATCTAAAAACTTTGATTCTATACTACTGCCATTATATCTAACCTTTTCTTTTTCAATAGGTAGACCCATTCCTTTTAAAGCTTTAATTGTGGCCCTGTGTAAGGTAGAATGGTAGACATTTATAGTTTTTATTATTCTTCCTTTATAATATATTGCTCCAGCAGCACCTCCTGCTCCTCCTACTACCAAAAAAAAACAGCCATACAACTGGAAACTAATTATAATAAAAACAAATAATTTTAATCTAACAAGTATATCCCTACACATAACATACTCCTACTCAACGTTACTTTTTAAATAATCATTTAATTCACGATATATTATTTTAAGCTCCGTATTATTGGGAAGTAAAGAAAAAATTTTGCCTAAATAATCATTTTCTAAAATCACTTGATAAGAATATTTAAAATTAAAATCATAT
The genomic region above belongs to Desulfonauticus submarinus and contains:
- a CDS encoding nickel-dependent hydrogenase large subunit encodes the protein MAPTVIPFGPQHPVLPEPIHLTLTTKDEVVTEATPQLGYIHRGLEKLADIKDFHQLVQVVERICGICSCIHAATYAQGIEALMNIEIPPRADFLRVIWSELHRMHSHMLWLGLFADAFGFESLFMQTWRIREKIMDIMEATAGNRVIISVNVIGGVRRDLSSEQCNWILKELKDVETEFQELEKVFFQDYSVEKRTKGLGVLSAEKAYELGACGPTLRGSGVAQDVRQTGYQAYKELEFEPIVEQDGDCYARCKVRFREVLQSIALIREAISKLPEGEIKVKVKGYPEGEIITRSEQPRGELMYYIKASGKKFLDRLRIRTPTFANIPALLAMLPGTELANVPVVVLSIDPCISCTER
- a CDS encoding 4Fe-4S binding protein, with the translated sequence MLNFTPTILKNLLSKSSTRLYPFETREPFKNVRGELKINIEECKLCGICAKKCPVNCIKVDKKTGLWEVNPFECVYCGICVDNCPTNCLYFKSEYQTPNQTKHLKTFHKIEKN
- a CDS encoding BPL-N domain-containing protein, whose protein sequence is MKTFYVSILWDESHLWVLLVLNFFKTLSFPVAIISAKDIQNNWLNKYKPKYLIVPGGWASLKAKKLTVTGIQNIRDYVKKGGVYIGFCGGAGLALKGKKEKSLNLCPLIRKKFSQRLPNFSGDIWCKTKSEKLLLPVWWPSQFEYNHIYSKIKVLAKYDKPGEDFWISDLKLNKITSNLQDWEQLYQINLNPLKLKNEPCIIQGKFGNGKYILSYPHLETPASPQANKLFAQFLDLSIPNEFQANQINLKQTSPLKNHFSDLHSEMLNFIKFCCEHFLVLWRRPWLLAWRRGIPGSFFNFILAYLHYLQNNSLPEINIQWKTYEPKFKKLWPKFIQLSTQFILTERYILTKKQPSSPIQSSCTTQQALKQHLFGQFPGYGGIYGQLISILDELALTKAKLELCPDLL
- a CDS encoding DUF3568 family protein, coding for MCRDILVRLKLFVFIIISFQLYGCFFLVVGGAGGAAGAIYYKGRIIKTINVYHSTLHRATIKALKGMGLPIEKEKVRYNGSSIESKFLDETKIWIEIEAVSKHTSKIYIRVGLLGDEERSRMLLKKIWAQL